The proteins below come from a single Acidobacteriota bacterium genomic window:
- the asnS gene encoding asparagine--tRNA ligase, with protein MKQTYIKQLKDHIGESVTLKGWLYNKRSSGKLVFLQFRDGTGIVQCVVFKPNDEALYDLADSIGQESSIIVTGTVKEDTRSSLGVEVDVTGLEVLQNVHDYPITPKEHGTEFLMDNRHLWIRSKKQHAVLKIRHTVIKAVRDFFDENGFTLADTPIFTPAACEGTTTLFEVDYFGDEKAYLTQSGQLYNEATAAAFGKSYAFGPTFRAEKSKTRRHLTEFWMVEPEVAYASYVDMMDLGEAMILKVVDRVLNDRQEELKTLERDTTVLEAINSPFPRLHYDDAVKMLQEGHAKGELENNFEWGGDFGAPDETYLSTQHGKPVFVHHFPAAIKGFYFEVDPERPECALGIDLLAPEGYGEIIGGGERAANLDYLIEQLKHHGLDQATFEWYLDLRRYGSVPHAGFGMGIERCTAWMAGIEHVRETIPFPRMLYRLRP; from the coding sequence ATGAAACAGACTTACATCAAACAACTAAAAGACCATATCGGTGAATCTGTCACGCTCAAAGGCTGGCTTTACAACAAGCGTTCGAGCGGAAAGCTCGTGTTTTTGCAGTTTCGCGATGGCACGGGAATCGTGCAGTGCGTTGTTTTCAAGCCGAACGATGAGGCGTTGTACGATCTCGCCGATTCGATCGGGCAGGAAAGCTCGATCATAGTCACCGGAACGGTCAAGGAAGATACACGTTCATCGCTTGGTGTCGAAGTCGATGTCACGGGTCTCGAAGTTCTGCAAAACGTTCACGATTACCCGATCACTCCGAAGGAGCACGGCACCGAATTCCTGATGGACAACCGACATTTGTGGATCCGCTCGAAAAAACAGCACGCGGTGCTGAAGATCCGGCACACGGTGATCAAAGCTGTTCGTGATTTCTTTGACGAAAACGGCTTCACGCTCGCTGATACTCCGATCTTTACACCGGCTGCGTGCGAAGGCACGACAACGCTGTTTGAGGTAGATTATTTTGGTGATGAAAAGGCTTACTTGACGCAATCGGGCCAGCTTTATAATGAAGCGACGGCGGCGGCGTTCGGTAAATCGTATGCGTTCGGTCCGACATTCCGCGCGGAGAAATCCAAGACCCGCCGCCACCTGACCGAATTCTGGATGGTCGAACCCGAGGTCGCCTACGCGAGCTACGTCGACATGATGGACCTCGGCGAAGCGATGATCCTGAAGGTCGTCGACCGCGTCCTCAACGACCGTCAGGAAGAGCTGAAAACGCTTGAACGCGATACCACCGTTCTCGAAGCCATCAATTCCCCGTTCCCGCGTCTGCATTACGACGATGCCGTCAAAATGCTGCAGGAAGGCCATGCAAAGGGCGAACTCGAGAACAATTTCGAATGGGGCGGCGATTTCGGAGCACCGGACGAGACGTATCTCTCGACGCAGCACGGCAAACCTGTCTTCGTCCACCATTTCCCGGCGGCGATAAAGGGATTCTACTTCGAAGTCGACCCCGAACGCCCCGAATGTGCCCTCGGCATCGACCTGCTCGCCCCCGAAGGCTACGGCGAGATCATCGGCGGCGGCGAACGCGCCGCGAACCTCGATTACCTCATCGAGCAGCTCAAACATCACGGCCTCGACCAAGCGACCTTCGAATGGTATCTGGATCTGCGTAGATATGGATCAGTGCCGCATGCAGGTTTTGGGATGGGAATCGAACGCTGCACCGCGTGGATGGCCGGCATCGAGCATGTGCGTGAGACGATACCGTTTCCGCGGATGTTGTATAGATTGAGGCCGTAA
- a CDS encoding OsmC family protein, whose amino-acid sequence MSIYSAKITWRSDSPEAFARNRYTRGHQWSFDGGIEIPASSSPQVVRLPYSVEAAVDPEEALVAAASSCHMLSFLWVASKAGFNVESYEDNAVGEMAKDNGKQWISTITLDPRIVWNGKIPTAEELCELHHEAHEVCYIANSIKSEVLIKPRP is encoded by the coding sequence ATGTCAATATACTCGGCAAAGATAACGTGGAGGAGTGACTCACCAGAGGCGTTTGCAAGGAATAGGTATACTCGTGGCCACCAGTGGAGTTTTGACGGTGGAATCGAGATTCCTGCATCTAGTTCGCCCCAGGTAGTTCGTCTTCCATACTCGGTTGAGGCGGCGGTCGATCCTGAGGAGGCATTGGTGGCGGCGGCTTCTTCTTGTCATATGTTGTCGTTTTTGTGGGTCGCGTCGAAAGCCGGTTTTAATGTCGAGTCATACGAAGACAACGCCGTCGGCGAGATGGCGAAAGACAATGGCAAACAGTGGATCTCGACGATAACGCTAGATCCGCGGATCGTTTGGAATGGCAAAATTCCGACGGCGGAAGAACTCTGCGAGTTGCATCACGAGGCTCATGAGGTCTGTTATATAGCAAATTCGATCAAGTCGGAGGTCTTGATCAAGCCGCGGCCATGA
- a CDS encoding pirin family protein, producing the protein MKRTIETILTATESYLPGDLIVYRALPRRELRRVGGFVFLDHFDQTDVTPELFDVPPHPHVGLQTVTYLFEGEAFHTDSLDNEQAVKAGEVNWMTAGRGITHAEQVTKTQPRMHGLQSWVGLPHDKRKVEPAFDNFPAAVLPMLEIDGASITVIAGELHGNISPIPTYQELSYFDVVINEGASVDLTIHPEHELAIYVADGSIEISGTQIKLHDLAKLTAGDELSFTATENARFVILGGEPLPDPTVIYWNFVTDTVGEAKQAAIDWQDGEFPPVNKYRKFTSEDLGEEADRTQLL; encoded by the coding sequence ATGAAACGAACCATAGAGACCATCCTGACCGCGACCGAATCGTACCTTCCGGGCGATCTTATCGTTTACCGTGCTTTGCCGCGACGAGAATTGCGGCGGGTTGGCGGGTTTGTATTTCTGGATCATTTCGATCAGACGGATGTAACGCCCGAGCTATTCGACGTGCCGCCGCATCCGCATGTCGGGTTGCAGACCGTGACGTATTTATTCGAGGGCGAGGCGTTTCACACGGATTCGCTGGATAACGAACAAGCCGTAAAAGCCGGCGAAGTAAACTGGATGACCGCCGGCCGCGGCATCACGCACGCTGAACAGGTCACCAAAACTCAGCCGAGAATGCACGGCCTGCAAAGCTGGGTCGGTTTGCCTCATGACAAGCGGAAGGTCGAACCCGCGTTCGACAATTTTCCGGCGGCGGTTCTGCCAATGCTCGAGATCGACGGAGCTTCGATCACGGTCATCGCCGGTGAACTTCACGGCAACATTTCGCCGATCCCGACGTATCAGGAACTGAGCTATTTTGACGTCGTGATTAATGAAGGTGCGAGTGTTGACCTGACGATTCATCCTGAACATGAACTCGCGATCTACGTTGCCGACGGCTCGATCGAGATCAGTGGAACGCAGATAAAGCTCCACGACCTCGCGAAGCTCACGGCTGGCGACGAACTGAGTTTTACAGCGACTGAGAACGCTCGCTTTGTGATCCTCGGCGGCGAGCCGCTGCCTGATCCGACGGTGATCTATTGGAATTTCGTCACCGACACAGTCGGCGAAGCGAAACAGGCGGCGATCGACTGGCAGGATGGTGAATTTCCTCCTGTCAACAAATACAGGAAATTCACATCCGAAGATCTTGGCGAAGAAGCCGATAGGACGCAGTTGCTCTAA
- a CDS encoding cupin — protein MEEELEVVIEQTEIMCDGLDQSIEEHKKRGFRLDMIFPADSPREALMSKGGELVRLKAVPPALAGGGEPEHDPNSFSQETLIAREDFPPAHAGGSDFVRGRAGMEYRDLIPGRLGGKLIASHIRLPFGGEVPDSVHYHKIDFQMIYCVRGRIEVVYEDQGPPFWLESGDCILQPPEIRHRVLYSEAGAEVIEVSSPAEHETWIDHEMELPNPDTDRNRLFGGQRFVHSRAEDADWALSGFGGYERRKTDIENATGGLIDVQFFRSVSERTAIATSAVTEPGKGILICLEDGGSILLEFLR, from the coding sequence ATGGAGGAAGAATTGGAAGTAGTGATCGAGCAAACCGAGATCATGTGCGACGGCCTCGACCAATCGATCGAGGAGCACAAGAAGAGAGGTTTCCGCCTCGACATGATCTTCCCCGCCGATTCGCCCCGTGAAGCGTTAATGTCGAAAGGCGGCGAGCTCGTGCGGCTCAAGGCAGTACCACCTGCGTTAGCGGGTGGAGGGGAGCCGGAACACGATCCGAATTCATTTTCGCAAGAAACGTTGATTGCTCGCGAGGACTTTCCGCCCGCTCACGCAGGCGGTTCTGACTTTGTTCGCGGCCGGGCCGGAATGGAATATCGCGATCTGATCCCGGGCCGTCTGGGCGGCAAGCTGATCGCTTCGCACATTCGCCTTCCGTTCGGCGGTGAGGTTCCTGATTCGGTTCATTATCACAAGATCGATTTCCAGATGATCTATTGCGTTCGCGGCCGAATCGAGGTTGTCTACGAAGACCAGGGGCCGCCGTTCTGGCTCGAATCAGGCGACTGCATCTTGCAACCGCCGGAGATCCGCCATCGCGTCCTATATTCCGAGGCCGGAGCTGAGGTGATCGAGGTTAGTTCGCCTGCCGAGCATGAGACCTGGATCGATCACGAGATGGAATTGCCCAACCCTGACACAGATCGGAACAGGCTATTCGGAGGACAACGATTCGTTCACTCGCGGGCTGAGGATGCAGACTGGGCTCTATCGGGTTTTGGGGGGTATGAACGTCGCAAAACGGATATAGAGAATGCAACCGGCGGATTAATAGACGTCCAATTTTTTAGATCTGTTTCGGAGCGAACCGCCATAGCGACGAGTGCAGTTACCGAGCCGGGAAAAGGCATATTGATTTGTCTTGAGGATGGTGGCTCAATTTTACTAGAATTCTTAAGGTGA
- a CDS encoding alkaline phosphatase family protein yields the protein MIKRFFVCVVLVLASIAVSGVAADAQKPIRDLKPTVILISLDGFRYDYVDKYAPPALSRLAKQGVRAKWMTPSFPTKTFPNHYTIVTGLYPQNHGIVENNVFDFGVTFSMSKREEVQNPRWWLGEPIWVTAEKQGQRAASYFWPGSEAPIENELPSSWRPYNGRVPNDMRVDKILAQLDKPAAERPTILTMYFSTTDDIGHEFGPDAEETGYAVREVDGYIGRLMQGLKKRGIDRKTNVIIVADHGMANYNFKNVTFLDDAFNFDALTDRILWTNEIVQIFPKPGKIDEIYSKVKDLPHVTCWKKGEIPARLHYNDGKRVAPLICSSELGWITTSHARYDSFVRDLDEKDRPRGAHGYDNKYQEMQAIFLAHGPAFKRGFVAESFPNVDVYNLMCRILGLKPAKNDGDLERVKGMLKRSRLGFARLTGPEILDHFIWNVSTTIVLHSSSLVPSNAFIRVAA from the coding sequence ATGATCAAACGATTTTTCGTCTGTGTTGTGTTGGTTTTGGCTAGTATCGCGGTTTCGGGTGTTGCTGCCGACGCTCAGAAACCGATCCGTGACCTCAAACCGACCGTGATCCTCATATCGCTCGACGGGTTTCGGTACGATTACGTCGATAAATACGCCCCGCCAGCTCTTTCCCGGTTGGCGAAACAAGGCGTGAGGGCGAAATGGATGACCCCTTCGTTTCCGACCAAAACTTTCCCTAATCATTACACGATCGTGACCGGCCTCTATCCGCAGAATCACGGCATTGTGGAAAATAACGTGTTCGATTTTGGCGTGACGTTCTCGATGTCGAAACGCGAAGAGGTACAAAACCCGCGGTGGTGGCTCGGCGAACCTATTTGGGTTACGGCGGAGAAGCAAGGGCAAAGAGCCGCGAGCTATTTCTGGCCCGGAAGCGAAGCTCCGATAGAAAACGAGTTGCCGTCTTCTTGGCGGCCCTATAACGGAAGGGTCCCCAACGATATGCGTGTCGACAAGATCCTCGCCCAACTCGACAAACCGGCTGCCGAACGGCCGACGATACTAACGATGTATTTCTCGACGACAGACGACATCGGCCACGAATTCGGCCCAGATGCCGAGGAAACAGGATATGCCGTCCGCGAGGTTGATGGCTATATCGGACGCCTGATGCAGGGCCTAAAAAAACGCGGTATCGACCGCAAAACCAACGTCATCATCGTCGCCGATCACGGTATGGCAAATTACAATTTTAAGAACGTCACATTCCTCGACGATGCGTTCAATTTTGATGCACTGACCGACCGAATTTTGTGGACGAACGAAATAGTCCAGATATTTCCAAAGCCCGGCAAGATAGACGAGATCTATTCGAAAGTAAAAGATCTGCCGCACGTCACCTGCTGGAAAAAGGGCGAGATCCCGGCACGCCTGCATTACAACGACGGCAAACGCGTCGCCCCGCTCATCTGCTCCAGCGAACTAGGCTGGATCACGACCAGCCACGCCCGTTACGACAGCTTTGTGCGTGACCTCGACGAAAAAGACCGCCCTCGCGGAGCCCACGGCTACGACAACAAATACCAGGAAATGCAGGCCATCTTCCTCGCCCACGGCCCGGCATTCAAACGCGGTTTTGTGGCGGAATCATTTCCCAATGTCGATGTTTACAACTTGATGTGCAGGATCCTGGGATTGAAACCGGCGAAAAACGATGGTGATCTGGAGCGGGTGAAGGGAATGTTAAAGCGATCTCGGCTGGGATTTGCGAGGTTAACCGGACCAGAAATTCTCGATCACTTCATATGGAATGTAAGCACAACTATAGTGTTGCATTCCTCGTCTTTGGTCCCATCGAACGCTTTTATCCGAGTTGCTGCCTGA
- a CDS encoding metallophosphoesterase, with the protein MIFKRVLYIFLLASLIASACLAYAYFIEPQRLVVNHSQITIKNWNPAFDGLKIVMLGDIHGGSNYVTEEKLRLVVQKVNEQQPDLVVMLGDFVSEVHEDKPVFPVILKMPAETIADNLAGMKAKYGVFAVLGNHDGWYNDDMVASGLTRVGYKVLRHEVAAIEKDGQRLRIFGMIDHLKLNKTWQKTSDDAKAIVENSGSGDLIVLQHSPDLLPIISGDLSISPDLKLMLAAHTHGGQVWMPVFGRPIVPSFFGQKYAYGHIRENNVDLFVTSGVGMSVLPLRFMVPPEIQVLTIKAQ; encoded by the coding sequence GTGATTTTCAAACGCGTCCTCTATATTTTCCTTCTAGCCTCCCTGATCGCCAGCGCGTGCCTCGCCTACGCGTATTTCATTGAGCCGCAGCGGCTGGTTGTAAACCATTCGCAAATAACCATAAAAAACTGGAATCCCGCATTCGACGGACTCAAGATCGTGATGCTTGGCGATATTCACGGCGGTTCGAACTATGTGACCGAAGAAAAACTGCGGCTCGTCGTTCAAAAGGTCAACGAACAGCAACCCGACCTCGTGGTCATGCTCGGCGATTTTGTTTCCGAGGTCCACGAAGATAAGCCGGTTTTCCCGGTCATTCTAAAAATGCCGGCCGAAACGATCGCGGACAATCTGGCCGGGATGAAGGCAAAGTACGGCGTCTTCGCGGTGCTTGGGAATCATGACGGCTGGTACAACGATGATATGGTTGCATCCGGATTGACGCGGGTCGGCTACAAGGTACTCCGCCACGAGGTCGCGGCGATCGAGAAGGACGGCCAGCGGCTGCGCATATTCGGGATGATCGACCATCTCAAACTCAACAAAACTTGGCAAAAGACTTCGGACGATGCCAAAGCGATCGTGGAAAACAGCGGCTCGGGCGATCTGATCGTCCTGCAGCACAGCCCCGACCTTTTGCCGATCATCTCGGGCGACCTTTCCATCTCGCCCGACCTCAAACTTATGCTCGCCGCCCACACCCACGGTGGCCAGGTTTGGATGCCGGTATTTGGACGCCCGATCGTTCCGTCATTCTTCGGCCAAAAATACGCCTACGGCCACATTCGCGAGAACAACGTCGACCTCTTTGTCACTAGCGGCGTCGGAATGAGCGTTCTACCGCTGAGGTTCATGGTTCCGCCGGAAATACAGGTACTGACGATCAAGGCTCAATGA
- a CDS encoding UbiD family decarboxylase, producing MHKNLRSFIDSLRKENDLVEISAEVDPYLEIAEIHRRVIDEQGKALLFTNVKGSEFPVVTNLFGTKKRIDLAFGSKPLEFVKRAVHAAENLLPPKPAKLWEYRDLAFSALKFGTKTVNKAPVLESRQSSVDLEKLPLLQLWHEDGGHFVTLPLVYTESPVNGKHNLGMYRIQRYDKSSTGIHWQIGKGGGFHYFEAEKQNKSLPVTIFLGGAPAMILSAIAPLPEDIPELMLASLLNDGKIATTKNPLGPDRHRLIAEAEFAICGFVAPHERRPEGPFGDHYGYYSLVHDYPVFRADAVFHRKDAIYPATVVGKPRQEDFFIGDYLQELLSPLFPLVMPGVRDLWSYGETGFHSLSAAVVKDRYAREGLSAGFRILGEGQLSLTKFLLLTDRPQDLHDFKTLFEHILARAEWHRDLFIFSQTAFDTLDYASGKINHGSKAILMGFGEAKRELAREFKGEIPAGITRAEVFCGGCIVVEGDSYEHDKDLASRIAKAGKFDDWQVVVIHDDADYAKSTEKFLWATWTRFNPATDIYAKETTVQNNHIGYSAPIVIDARMKPWYPKVVEPREDIIKLVDTRWNEYFPR from the coding sequence ATGCACAAGAACTTACGTTCATTTATAGATTCGCTCCGAAAGGAAAATGACCTGGTCGAGATATCCGCTGAGGTTGATCCATATCTCGAGATCGCCGAGATACATCGGCGGGTGATCGATGAACAGGGGAAAGCTCTGCTGTTCACGAATGTAAAAGGTTCGGAGTTTCCCGTCGTCACAAATCTCTTTGGAACCAAGAAGCGTATCGATCTCGCATTCGGCTCTAAGCCGCTCGAATTTGTAAAACGTGCCGTCCACGCTGCCGAAAACCTTTTGCCGCCGAAACCCGCGAAGCTCTGGGAATATCGCGACCTTGCCTTTTCCGCTCTAAAGTTCGGTACTAAGACTGTAAATAAAGCTCCGGTTCTCGAAAGCCGTCAATCATCCGTCGATCTAGAAAAACTGCCTCTTCTCCAGCTCTGGCACGAAGACGGCGGACATTTTGTCACGCTTCCGCTCGTTTACACCGAGAGCCCGGTGAACGGCAAGCACAATCTCGGGATGTACCGCATCCAGCGTTACGATAAAAGCTCGACCGGCATTCACTGGCAGATAGGTAAAGGCGGCGGCTTTCATTATTTTGAAGCGGAAAAGCAGAACAAATCGCTGCCTGTGACGATATTCCTTGGCGGCGCTCCGGCGATGATCCTTTCGGCCATAGCTCCGCTGCCAGAGGATATTCCCGAATTAATGCTCGCCTCACTCCTCAATGACGGCAAGATCGCGACAACCAAAAACCCGCTCGGACCGGACCGTCATCGCCTGATCGCGGAAGCCGAATTTGCGATCTGCGGCTTCGTCGCTCCGCACGAACGCCGTCCCGAAGGGCCGTTTGGCGATCATTACGGTTACTATTCGCTGGTCCACGATTATCCGGTATTCCGTGCCGACGCTGTTTTTCACCGCAAAGATGCGATCTATCCGGCAACCGTCGTTGGAAAGCCGCGTCAGGAGGATTTCTTCATCGGCGATTATTTGCAGGAGCTTTTGTCGCCGCTATTTCCGCTCGTGATGCCTGGCGTTCGGGATCTGTGGAGTTATGGCGAAACGGGATTTCATTCGCTGTCCGCTGCTGTTGTCAAAGATCGATACGCCCGTGAAGGCCTCTCCGCCGGTTTCCGCATCCTTGGCGAAGGCCAGTTGTCGCTGACCAAATTCTTGCTGCTTACCGACCGGCCTCAGGATCTGCACGATTTCAAAACGCTTTTCGAACACATCCTCGCCCGGGCCGAGTGGCATCGAGATCTTTTTATTTTTAGTCAGACGGCATTCGACACCCTCGACTATGCCAGCGGCAAGATCAATCACGGCAGCAAAGCGATCCTGATGGGCTTTGGCGAAGCCAAAAGGGAACTCGCACGTGAATTCAAAGGCGAAATTCCCGCCGGCATCACTCGTGCAGAGGTTTTCTGCGGCGGATGCATCGTCGTCGAAGGCGACAGCTACGAGCACGATAAAGATCTTGCTTCGAGGATCGCAAAAGCCGGCAAATTCGACGATTGGCAGGTCGTCGTCATCCACGATGACGCCGATTACGCGAAGTCGACCGAGAAGTTCCTCTGGGCGACGTGGACGCGATTTAACCCGGCGACCGATATTTATGCCAAAGAAACAACCGTCCAGAACAACCACATCGGCTACTCAGCCCCGATCGTCATCGATGCCCGCATGAAGCCGTGGTATCCCAAAGTGGTCGAGCCTCGCGAGGATATTATAAAGCTCGTCGATACGCGGTGGAACGAATATTTTCCTCGGTAA